Below is a genomic region from Persicimonas caeni.
TTCGGCGAGCTTTTCGAGCTGCTTGTCTTCGTGTGGGTCGCTCATGGAAATGAAGATCAGAGAGGAAGGTTCGCTGCACCAGCATCAACACCGGCGGACGATCCTAAGGGCGAGGCGGCTGGGCTCAACGCAACTGGCTGGGCTCCACGGAACTGGCCGGGCTCAACGCAACTTCATGAGGAGCTCGCGCGCGGCCGCCTTGGCCGCCGGCGTCCCGCGCTCGCCGACGAGCACGCTCGCTTTGTGGACCATCCAGATCAGGTCATCGTCGCCCAGACCGAGCTTCTCGACCGTCTCGAGCACCCGCGCCTGATGATGCTCGAACGCCTCCCAGTCCTCCTCGGCGGCGCTGCAGGTCATCAGCCCGGCGTGAACCAGCGGCTCGCGCGGGCCGAAGCCCATCTCGGCAAATCGCTCGGCCACGTCCAGAAAGAGCCGCTTCGCCGCGGTATAATTGCCGACACCGATCTCGACGAGCGCCAAGTTGAACCGCGCAATGTGCAGGTTGCGATCGTAGGCGGGCAGCCACAGGATGATGGCCTGCTCGAAGAAACGACGCGCGTCGTCCCAATCCTGCCGGTCACGAGCGATCTCGCCCAGCGAGTTCAGCGCGGCGGCTTCGGTGGTCTTGTGGCCCGCCTCCTGGGAGATGTCGCGCGCCCGGGCGGCACAACTCTCCGCCTCGGCATGATCGCCTTGCATCAACCAGGCATAGGACATCTGCGACAAGACCACCGCCATCATGAACGCGTCGCCGATCTGCTCGAAGCTGCGCAGCGACGCCTCGAAAAACTCGAGCGCCTCTCGAAGGTTGCCCTGCTCCATTTCGAGATGGCCGCGATGCATGCGGCTGGAGGCCAGCCCGGAGTCGTCGGCCGCGAGCGCGTATTGGGCCGTGGCGTCCTCGAAGGACTCACGGGCCTCCTCGAGGCGGCCTTCGTCACGGAGCATCTGACCATGGATGAGGGCGGCGTTGCCGCGCTCGGAGGCCCAGTCGGTCCGCTCGAGCACCTGCCGACTGCCGTCGAGGAGGCGCAGCGCGCGTCTGCGCTGCCCCTGGATCTGCAACAGACGTGCGCTGCGCCAATCGTTCTGTGCGCGGCGGGGGTCGTCAGAGGGGAGTTCGAGCTCGTCCATCAATCGCTGACGTTCGTCGAGCACGGCGTGCGCCTGCTCGTAGGCGCCGTCGGCGTACGCCTCCTTCTCGACCATCAACAGCGGCTCGAGCGCCTCCTCGGAGCTTCCGGCGGCGAGCAGGTGGTCCGCGCGACGCCGTGCGACGCCTGCGGACGAGTCGCCGGCCACGCTGAAGAGCGCGTTGGCGCACATCGTGTGGTACTTCTTCCAAGCAGGCGTCCCGCGCACCTTGTCGACCAGCGCGTCGACCAACTCGCGATCGACGAAACGCCAGCCGTCGGCCACGCGCTCGGCGAGGCCGTGGCTGACCAGGGCATCGACGAGCCGGTCGCTGGCGTCGAATCCGGCCAGACGGCAGGCAGCCTCCCACTCACGGGTGCGCACCATCGGGCCCAGCAGCGCCGCGATCTTCAAGCTCGGCAACGCCTGGCGCGACCCCTCCTCGGGGAGCTTCGCTGCAGAGATGACCCCTTCGAGTTTTTCGACGTTCTCAGACACTCGTCACCTGTCGGTCACGCAACTCATTCGCCTCATCGTCTCGGTCGAGGCGCTCGAGTTGTTCACATGCAAAGTCGACCATCTGCTGATGGGCTTCGGGACGTTCTCGGGCATCGACGAGCTCCAAGGCGCGCTGGGCCATCCACGCCAGGTCGGCGTGGGCGGCGTCCGTCTCGTCGACCATCTCCAACGTCTTGGCGTGCAGCTTCTCGAAACCACTCCAGTCACCCTCGCCAATCGCACAGGTCATCAGCCCGGCGTAGACCAAGGGGAGCCGCGCGTCGAACCCGACAGCCGGATATCGTTCGAGCAACTCCGCCAGAATCGGACGCGCCTCGGAGAAATGGCCCGCGCCGATCTCCACCAGCGAAATATTGTAGCGCGCAATATGGACCGTGCGAAGCTCGGCGGCCTCCAAGATGGCGGCCGCGCGCGCATAATGCTGCTTGGCGGCGTCGAACTTATCCTCACTGCGCGCGATTTCACCGAGGGTGATCAACGCCGACGCCTGAACGGGCTTGTGCGACGATCGCCGAGAGGCCTCGAGCGCTTCCGCCACCGTCTCCTTGGCTTGTTCGATATCTCCGGACGAGCGCCAAATGGTGGCCAGCAACAATAAGATGCTGCTGATCATGAAATCGTCACCCAGCCTTCGAAACGTCTGCAGCGCCTTGGTGAAGTAGCCTTTCGCCGAGTCGTGATGCCCCGCCGCCAACTCCAGATAGGCGAGGCTCGCCCTGCTGGTCGCCAACCCGCGGTCATCGCCACTGGCTCCGAAGCTTGTCATCGCCTCCTCGAAGCACTGGCGAGCTTCATCTTGGCGCCCCGTATCGCGCAGGATACGACCGTATAGCTGCGCGGCACTGCCATGCTCGGAAGGCCACTCGGTCTGAATCAGGATCTCACGACATTCCTCGATGAGTCGCTGGGCCCGTTCGACATCCCCGTTGTTGTAGACGAGTTCGGCACGACGTCGAGTATTCTGAGCTCGGCGGGGATCTCGCGCGTCGGCACCGAGATGATCGAGCAGGCGTTCGCGCCGATCGAGCAGCCGATGCG
It encodes:
- a CDS encoding tetratricopeptide repeat protein, with translation MSENVEKLEGVISAAKLPEEGSRQALPSLKIAALLGPMVRTREWEAACRLAGFDASDRLVDALVSHGLAERVADGWRFVDRELVDALVDKVRGTPAWKKYHTMCANALFSVAGDSSAGVARRRADHLLAAGSSEEALEPLLMVEKEAYADGAYEQAHAVLDERQRLMDELELPSDDPRRAQNDWRSARLLQIQGQRRRALRLLDGSRQVLERTDWASERGNAALIHGQMLRDEGRLEEARESFEDATAQYALAADDSGLASSRMHRGHLEMEQGNLREALEFFEASLRSFEQIGDAFMMAVVLSQMSYAWLMQGDHAEAESCAARARDISQEAGHKTTEAAALNSLGEIARDRQDWDDARRFFEQAIILWLPAYDRNLHIARFNLALVEIGVGNYTAAKRLFLDVAERFAEMGFGPREPLVHAGLMTCSAAEEDWEAFEHHQARVLETVEKLGLGDDDLIWMVHKASVLVGERGTPAAKAAARELLMKLR
- a CDS encoding tetratricopeptide repeat protein, giving the protein MNFISRLAATIDADEQSTQQMQLGLEVAAALGSPVEISEWRAVCEVAGVPWSETWTTRFTEGQLLRRDGECLVLDDELLDDLEQIARRQGRWEAHHAACAQMLFERYSARHAGVARRRADHLERAGKYEEALEPLLLAEEEAFLDGDADEAHRLLDRRERLLDHLGADARDPRRAQNTRRRAELVYNNGDVERAQRLIEECREILIQTEWPSEHGSAAQLYGRILRDTGRQDEARQCFEEAMTSFGASGDDRGLATSRASLAYLELAAGHHDSAKGYFTKALQTFRRLGDDFMISSILLLLATIWRSSGDIEQAKETVAEALEASRRSSHKPVQASALITLGEIARSEDKFDAAKQHYARAAAILEAAELRTVHIARYNISLVEIGAGHFSEARPILAELLERYPAVGFDARLPLVYAGLMTCAIGEGDWSGFEKLHAKTLEMVDETDAAHADLAWMAQRALELVDARERPEAHQQMVDFACEQLERLDRDDEANELRDRQVTSV